TCGACCGCCGCCGCCCAGTCCTGGTGCTCGGACACGGACAGCACGGGGCCGAGGTCGTCGAGTGTCGGCTCGAACCACGCGGCGCGGGCGGGCGGCGGTGGCTTCGGAAGGTCCGCCGTTCCGACGGTACCGCCCGCGTCCCAGCGGGCGAGCCAGGCCCAAGGGTCGGTGTTGGGCAGGCCGAAAGGCGCGGCCTCGTCCTTCGGGACCACGACTGTCGCGTCGAGCATGCAGTCCGGCCAGTGGCCTGCGCTCAGGAAACGGCTCGTGTTGCAGGAGAAGACCCAGCCGCGAGTGGTCTCGTCCTGCGCCGTCGGGGCGTGTAGTTCCACTTCGCCGTGGTAGGCGTCCTGGAGCCAACGGCGTGCTTTGTCGACCGCGGAGGCGAAGTCGGGTGCCGCGTGCTCCCATGGGGCGAGGCGGGGCGTGCACGCGCCCGGCAGAGCGCGGATCAGCACGAGCTCGCGGACCAGGGACGGGTCGAGGCGGGCGAGGGAGGACGTCAGCGCGTCGAGGAGAACCACCTGTCCCTTGTGGTTGTGCGCGTAGAGCAGGTTGCCGGTGGCCTCATGGCCACCGACCTCCCGGCGGACCCAGACCACGCCACGTGTGTCCGGCCCGGTCTCCGTGACCGCCCGGATCACGTCGTCCCAGCCGCCGACCTCGACCCGCGTGAACTGAGGGAAATAGCGGCGGGTCAGCCGATCCCACCAGCCGGGCGCCTCGTCCGAGGGCTGCCAGGGCAGGGGCGTGGACGGGGCGCCGTCGATCGCGGAGTGCAGAGTCACGACACATCCGCGGATGTTGATCCGACGGGCCTGCGTCGCAGCCCGGCGAGCCGCATCCTCCGGCGGCACGGGCTCCAGGTCCACGAGTGGGGCACTGGGCGCCGGGTGGAACGGGGTCCCGCCGTCCTTGGGCACGACGACCGACGCGGCCATCATCGGCGTCTCGGGAAACCCCGGCTGCGGCAACGGCCGGCAGGCCATCAGCCACGCGGCGGCCGTTTCGTGCACGGGGTGCCCGACGGCCAGCCGCACGAGGCCACCATAGGTGGCGTTCAGCCAGGCGGTTGCCCGCTGGTCGGGACTCGACATCTTCTAGTGCCCCCTCTTCGGCGGCCATCCATGAGGCCATTCGCCCGTCTCACGGAGTTCCATGTACCTATCCCCCGGAAGATTGGTCGGGGAGAAGTGCGGAGCGGTGCCGTCGTGCGGTACCACGATGAGCGACGAGAACGGAGCCTGCGTGGGGTCGCCCGTGTCGATGTGTTCCTTGAAATCGAAACGCACGGTCCAGCCGTAGGTGAACCGGACCGCTGTATCCGGCAGCATCACTACCGAATCGGGCTTCTCAGGGAAAGCCTTGGTTTTCAGGTATTCGGCGGCTGCTGCCACGGCCTCGTCACGGCTCAGCACTTAGGAGCTCCCATTACGGTAAGGAATGTGTCCGATCGATGACACGCTTTTCTCCAGGATGGCGAGGGTTCCTGACTGCCCGTCGAGGAAAACGACCCCGTGCTTGGTGTTCACGGCATTGAACACGTGGGCGCTGCCGTCGGGCCGGCTCACGTACATGGCACTCCTTGAACCT
This is a stretch of genomic DNA from Streptomyces hawaiiensis. It encodes these proteins:
- a CDS encoding YrhB domain-containing protein: MSSPDQRATAWLNATYGGLVRLAVGHPVHETAAAWLMACRPLPQPGFPETPMMAASVVVPKDGGTPFHPAPSAPLVDLEPVPPEDAARRAATQARRINIRGCVVTLHSAIDGAPSTPLPWQPSDEAPGWWDRLTRRYFPQFTRVEVGGWDDVIRAVTETGPDTRGVVWVRREVGGHEATGNLLYAHNHKGQVVLLDALTSSLARLDPSLVRELVLIRALPGACTPRLAPWEHAAPDFASAVDKARRWLQDAYHGEVELHAPTAQDETTRGWVFSCNTSRFLSAGHWPDCMLDATVVVPKDEAAPFGLPNTDPWAWLARWDAGGTVGTADLPKPPPPARAAWFEPTLDDLGPVLSVSEHQDWAAAVEAASALPVAARALIWARRTDGRGREAVGQLVNALRLEDGVVLVDGSSGEPAVLDPTGVHRLHVVRYR
- a CDS encoding YrhB domain-containing protein; this translates as MLSRDEAVAAAAEYLKTKAFPEKPDSVVMLPDTAVRFTYGWTVRFDFKEHIDTGDPTQAPFSSLIVVPHDGTAPHFSPTNLPGDRYMELRETGEWPHGWPPKRGH